One Haemorhous mexicanus isolate bHaeMex1 chromosome 9, bHaeMex1.pri, whole genome shotgun sequence DNA segment encodes these proteins:
- the ANGPTL3 gene encoding angiopoietin-related protein 3 — protein sequence MKIIPVLLFLAPLALPAGADKDFFSVGSAASPETKSRFAMLDDVRILANGLLQLGHGLKDFVHKTKGQMNDIFQKLYIFDRSFYELSLQTSEIKEEEEQLRQTTARLQINNEEIKNLSQEMNLKIEDLIQNKIQLQEQVWGLEDKVTKLAIFQPSVQETKEISSLKAFVEQQDNDIKQLLRIVEDQHVQLDRQHNQIMELEDKVNHIELLELLENSFLGEQQEAEPIPSAVHRPTAGTYRADGAAADCTALYHTGVQASGVYTIQPNGSEAFNVYCEMKFGTSWTVIQKRVDGSLDFNRTWDAYTNGFGDLNEEFWLGLKKIYSITQQGNYLLRIELQDWRGNRRHIEYSFSLGGPSTNFTLQLSRMSGSIPNALPEHARLRFSTADRGDTAGGSSCPQSHPGGWWHSECEETNLNGNYVTPRSRGRLDRGKGLYWKPKKGRYYLLKSTKIMIHPTDLKSFD from the exons atGAAGATCATTCCAGTTTTACTATTCCTGGCCCCCCTggctctcccagctggagctgacaaGGATTTTTTCTCCGTGGGTTCCGCCGCATCTCCCGAAACGAAATCGAGATTTGCGATGCTGGACGATGTCCGAATCTTGGCCAATGGGCTCCTCCAGCTGGGCCATGGCCTCAAAGACTTTGTCCACAAGACCAAGGGGCAGATGAACGACATCTTCCAGAAACTCTACATTTTTGACAGGTCCTTTTACGAGCTCTCCCTGCAAACCAGCGAAatcaaggaggaagaagaaCAGCTCCGGCAAACCACGGCCAGGCTGCAAATCAACAATGAGGAGATAAAGAACCTCTCACAGGAGATGAACCTGAAGATTGAAGACCTcatccaaaacaaaatccagctgcaggagcaagTGTGGGGACTGGAGGACAAGGTCACCAAACTGGCCATTTTCCAGCCTTCGGTGCAAGAGACAAAAGAAATTTCTTCACTCAAA GCTTttgtggagcagcaggacaatgACATCAAGCAGCTCCTGAGAATCGTGGAGGACCAGCATGTGCAGCTGGACAGGCAGCACAACCAGATCATGGAGCTGGAGGACAAG GTAAACCACATcgagctcctggagctcctggagaatTCCttcctgggggagcagcaggaagcagagccCATCCCCTCTGCTGTGCACAGGCCCACGGCTGGGACATACAGAGCTGATG gtgctgctgctgactgCACTGCCCTCTACCACACTGGGGTGCAGGCCAGTGGGGTCTACACTATTCAGCCCAATGGCTCAGAAGCTTTTAATGTCTACTGTGAAATGAAATTTG GCACATCCTGGACTGTAATCCAGAAGAGAGTGGACGGATCGCTGGATTTCAACCGAACTTGGGATGCCTACACAAATGGTTTTGGTGACCTCAATG AGGAATTCTGGCTGGGCCTGAAGAAGATCTACTCCATCACCCAGCAGGGGAATTACCTGCTGCGGATCGAGCTGCAGGACTGGAGAGGGAACAGGAGGCACATCGAGTACAGCTTCAGCCTGGGGGGCCCCAGCACCAACTTCACCCTGCAGCTGTCCAGGATGTCGGGCAGCATTCCCAACGCGCTGCCGGAGCACGCCCGGCTGCGCTTCTCCACCGCCGACCGCGGGGACACGGCCGGGGGCtccagctgcccccagagccacccag gaggctggtggcacagtgaGTGTGAGGAAACCAACCTGAACGGGAACTACGTCACACCAAGGTCCAGGGGAAGGCTGGACAGAGGAAAAGGTTTGTACTGGAAGCCTAAGAAAGGAAGATACTACCTGCTCAAGTCAACCAAAATAATGATCCACCCAACAGACTTAAAAAGCTTTGACTGA